The following nucleotide sequence is from Gordonia jinghuaiqii.
TCAGCCGCGGGATGAGCTTCTTGATCTGCTCCTCGCGGCCGCCGAAGACCTGGCTCATCTCGTGGACGATGTCGCCCATCTGCGACAGTCCGCCGCCGTTGAGGACCACCGACAGCGAGCTCAGCACCTGCTCGGTGCTGGGGTAGGTGCAGGACGCGACCTGTTGTGCCGCGTTGATGTCGGGTACCTGCGGCACCGACGGATCGGTCACGATGTTGGACTGCTCGGGGCACTTGGTCAGCGGGATCTCGTCGCCGGCCTCGAGCCGTCCGCCCTCGGGTTCGGCGGGTTGCACGATCTCCAGGTGCGTCGAACCCAGCACGCTGGTCAGCCCCACCATGACATGGGAGCCTCGCGGCACGATGACACCCTGGTTCAACCGGATCGTGACCAGCGCATTCCAGTCCTGGACCTCGATGTCGCCGACGCTGCCGACGGTCGCGTCGTCGATGAGGACCGGCGCGTTGTTGACCAGTCCCGCTGCCGACGGGATCAGCGCGGTGACCTCATAGGAACCGCCTCCGGTGCCGGCAGCACCGGGAATGGGCAGCGAATTGGGCCCGTCGAAGGAACACCCGGCGAGCACCAGCGACAGCGCCGCCGCTCCGGCGAGGAGCCCGCCGCTCTTACCAGCCGATCTCATCGGTCCCCCCCGAACGGCACCAGGAGATCTCCGAGCGGGCTGCCGCGGTTGGCCCGTCGGGTGTCGTTGTCGGCGCGGGTCACGCTGGCGCGGGCACGCGCCTTGACGTCGTCGTTCTGGTATTGGAGCTGGCTCGGCAGGGCGTTGGCGCCCTGCACCGGGTTGGCCAGGAACGGCGGATAGTTCATCGAGATCGACGACAGCACCGGCGCCAGGATCTCCACGCACTTGTCGACGTCCTGCATCGACGTGCCCGGCCGGTTGGTGGCGTCCATCGAACCGCACAGGAGGGTGATCAGGTTGGTGCCGTTGGCCAGACCGAACACGCCCGAGAGCGAACCGGAGAGCGGGTTGTAGATGTTGTAGAAGTTGGCGAGCTGGTTGGGCGCCGAGTGCAGCACCCCGCGGACCTGCTCATCCTTGTCGGCGACGATCTTGGTGGATGCGGCGAGACGCTCCACCCCCGACGCCAGCGCGGCCTGGTTGGTGTCGATGAACATCTGCACATCCGACATCGCCGAGTCGAGGCCCTTGAGCGCTTCGTCGAGTTCGGTGGTGTTGGCGGCGAGAACCGAACTCACCGAGGCGATCCGGCCGTTGAACTGCACCAGCTGCTCGTGGCTGCCGGCGAGGGCCTCGGTCAGCTTCTGCAGGCTCTGGATCGTCGAGAAGAGATCACCGCGGCCGGCGGCCAGCGTTCCGATGACATCGGAGACCTCGCGGATCGAGGCGTTGATCGCCTCGCCGTTGCCCTCGAGGTTCTCGTCGAAGACGTTGACGGCCTTGGCCGCCGTGCCGGGGTCGGTGCCCTCGGGTCCGATGGCTTCGGTCAGCCGGGTCAGCTGCGCCTTGATGTCGTCCCACTCCATCGGGACAGCGGTGCGGTCCATCGGGATGTCGGTGCCGTCGGTCATGGCCGGCCCACCGGAATAGACGGGCGTCATCTGGACGAACCGTCCCGAGACCAGACTCTGGGCGACGACGACGGCCTTCGCGTCCGCGGGGATCTCGACGTTGCGGTCCACGCGCAGCTCGACTTTCACGTCGTTCTCCCGCGGGAT
It contains:
- a CDS encoding MCE family protein, whose product is MSIGRKVLFGVLAAVLAVALVVVGWKVFTKSTTNTFTAYFPSVASLYKGDPVRVLGVNVGSVSAIIPRENDVKVELRVDRNVEIPADAKAVVVAQSLVSGRFVQMTPVYSGGPAMTDGTDIPMDRTAVPMEWDDIKAQLTRLTEAIGPEGTDPGTAAKAVNVFDENLEGNGEAINASIREVSDVIGTLAAGRGDLFSTIQSLQKLTEALAGSHEQLVQFNGRIASVSSVLAANTTELDEALKGLDSAMSDVQMFIDTNQAALASGVERLAASTKIVADKDEQVRGVLHSAPNQLANFYNIYNPLSGSLSGVFGLANGTNLITLLCGSMDATNRPGTSMQDVDKCVEILAPVLSSISMNYPPFLANPVQGANALPSQLQYQNDDVKARARASVTRADNDTRRANRGSPLGDLLVPFGGDR